The Tumebacillus sp. BK434 genome includes a window with the following:
- the priA gene encoding primosomal protein N' — translation MSGKRFAEVIVELRSSQVDRPFHYEVPERWQEQVQIGTRVLVPFGPRRLEGYIVGFSLAADVSKTKPILEVLDDEPPLTPDLVDLAGWLSERYLCTKAAAVQALLPSGMRAKASTKLHLAGEPPYVLPGSLEDDLLQSLYESPNKTKEQLIAERPEWRPILRAWVAEGILAESYRVKQGAQVKTITALACSLDSAAFQAALAELNRAKKQQEVLAYLFDKGEAVPMRDVLSELGASSSTLKPLLAKGYLQKVEQEVLRDPYGIAHAQPEQPLPLTELQQAAYDQIAAAVDTRKPETFLLQGVTGSGKTEVYLQAIATCVEQGRQAIMLVPEISLTPQMVERFKKRFGDAVAVMHSRLSAGEKFDEWRRIRQGDVTIVVGARSAIFAPFRSIGLMIIDEEHEVSYKQDDHPKYLAREVAMYRARQHGATVVLGSATPALETRWWAHQGQIGRIEMGERVMGQRLPKVKVIDMRNELHEGNRSMFSKALKKGIEARLEKGEQIILFLNRRGFATFVLCRSCGYVARCRECEIPLTYHKARGLEQLRCHYCGYAERMAETCPDCKGDHVRHFGTGTQRVEEELHRVFPEAKVIRMDVDTTSGKGSHAELLQRFRNKEAQILLGTQMIAKGLDFPNVTLVGVISADTSLFVPDFRAAERTFQLLTQVAGRAGRHQLPGEVVVQSYNPQHYAVQFAKRQEYEEFFQHEIRVRYGVHNPPFRELTAFTSVNTDEDGALLIARKLEDRLRAQFHGRDDIIILGTSPAPLSRLQGKYRFNVVLKYVRFKQVGDTIRAVYLEAAQEAQKAGGYLSIDVNAQMIL, via the coding sequence ATGAGCGGCAAACGCTTTGCGGAAGTGATCGTCGAACTGCGCTCTTCGCAGGTCGACCGCCCCTTTCACTATGAGGTGCCGGAGCGCTGGCAGGAGCAGGTGCAGATCGGCACCCGCGTCCTCGTGCCGTTCGGTCCGCGGCGGCTGGAAGGCTACATCGTCGGCTTCTCGTTGGCGGCCGATGTCAGCAAGACCAAGCCGATCCTCGAAGTGCTCGACGACGAACCGCCGCTGACGCCCGATCTGGTCGACTTGGCGGGCTGGCTCTCCGAACGCTACCTCTGTACAAAAGCAGCCGCTGTGCAGGCGCTGCTGCCGAGCGGCATGCGGGCGAAAGCGAGCACCAAGCTCCATCTGGCCGGTGAGCCGCCGTATGTGCTGCCCGGCTCTCTGGAAGACGACCTGCTGCAGAGCCTGTACGAATCCCCGAACAAAACGAAAGAGCAACTGATCGCGGAACGGCCCGAGTGGCGGCCGATCCTCCGCGCCTGGGTGGCGGAAGGGATCTTGGCCGAATCGTACCGCGTCAAGCAAGGTGCGCAGGTCAAGACGATCACCGCGCTGGCATGTTCGCTGGACAGCGCCGCCTTCCAAGCGGCGCTTGCAGAGCTGAACCGCGCCAAAAAGCAGCAGGAGGTGCTCGCCTACCTGTTCGACAAAGGGGAAGCGGTGCCGATGAGAGACGTGCTCAGCGAGCTGGGCGCTTCCTCGTCGACGCTCAAGCCGCTATTGGCGAAAGGCTATCTGCAAAAAGTCGAGCAGGAAGTGCTCCGCGACCCATACGGCATCGCCCATGCACAGCCGGAGCAGCCGTTGCCGCTGACCGAACTGCAGCAGGCCGCGTACGATCAGATCGCCGCAGCGGTCGATACGCGCAAGCCGGAGACCTTTCTGCTGCAAGGCGTGACCGGGTCGGGGAAGACAGAAGTCTACCTGCAGGCGATCGCCACCTGTGTGGAGCAGGGACGTCAGGCGATCATGCTCGTGCCGGAGATCTCCTTGACGCCGCAGATGGTCGAGCGGTTCAAAAAGCGCTTTGGCGATGCGGTCGCAGTGATGCACTCCCGCTTGTCGGCCGGCGAGAAGTTTGACGAGTGGCGGCGCATTCGCCAAGGTGACGTGACGATCGTCGTCGGAGCGCGCTCAGCGATCTTCGCCCCGTTTCGCTCGATCGGACTGATGATCATCGACGAAGAGCATGAAGTTTCTTATAAGCAGGACGACCATCCGAAATACCTCGCCCGCGAAGTGGCGATGTACCGTGCCCGTCAGCATGGCGCGACCGTCGTTCTCGGCTCGGCAACCCCGGCGCTGGAAACGCGCTGGTGGGCGCATCAGGGGCAGATCGGCCGCATCGAGATGGGCGAGCGCGTCATGGGGCAGCGCCTGCCGAAGGTCAAAGTGATCGACATGCGCAACGAACTGCACGAAGGCAACCGCTCGATGTTTTCCAAGGCATTAAAAAAGGGCATCGAGGCGCGATTGGAAAAAGGGGAGCAGATCATCCTCTTTTTAAACCGCCGCGGGTTTGCGACGTTTGTGCTTTGCCGATCCTGCGGATATGTCGCCCGCTGCCGGGAGTGCGAGATTCCGCTCACCTACCACAAAGCGCGCGGGCTGGAGCAGCTGCGCTGCCACTATTGCGGCTATGCGGAGCGGATGGCGGAGACCTGCCCGGACTGCAAAGGCGATCACGTCCGCCACTTCGGCACCGGCACGCAGCGCGTCGAAGAGGAGCTCCACCGCGTGTTCCCGGAGGCGAAGGTGATCCGGATGGATGTGGACACAACGTCCGGTAAAGGGTCGCACGCCGAGCTTTTGCAGCGCTTCCGCAACAAGGAGGCGCAGATTCTGCTCGGCACGCAGATGATCGCCAAAGGGCTCGATTTTCCAAACGTCACCCTGGTCGGCGTCATCTCGGCCGACACGTCGCTGTTCGTTCCCGATTTCCGGGCGGCGGAGCGCACCTTCCAGCTGTTGACACAGGTGGCCGGGCGCGCCGGGCGGCACCAGCTGCCGGGCGAAGTGGTCGTGCAGTCCTACAATCCGCAGCATTACGCCGTGCAGTTTGCGAAGCGGCAGGAGTATGAGGAATTTTTCCAGCATGAGATTCGCGTTCGCTATGGCGTGCACAATCCGCCGTTTCGCGAGCTGACCGCGTTCACGTCGGTCAACACCGATGAAGACGGGGCGCTGCTGATCGCCCGCAAGCTCGAAGACCGCCTGCGCGCGCAGTTTCACGGGCGGGACGACATCATCATTCTCGGCACTTCGCCCGCGCCGCTTTCCCGTCTGCAAGGGAAATACCGCTTCAACGTGGTGCTCAAATACGTCCGCTTCAAACAGGTCGGCGACACGATTCGCGCCGTCTATCTGGAGGCGGCGCAGGAAGCGCAAAAAGCGGGGGGTTATCTGTCGATCGACGTCAATGCACAAATGATCCTGTAG
- the def gene encoding peptide deformylase, giving the protein MAIKIIRKEGDPVLRQVAKPVAEVTSHIQKLLTDLADTMYDAGNGIGLAATQIGILKRCIVVDVGDGLIELVNPEVVTAEGEQVGPEGCLSMPGKSGEVLRAYRVVVKGLNREGEAITITGEGMLARCLLHEIDHLDGILFTDRLVPEGTANKTAGKKR; this is encoded by the coding sequence ATGGCAATCAAAATCATCCGCAAGGAAGGAGACCCGGTGTTGCGCCAGGTCGCCAAACCGGTCGCGGAAGTGACTTCACATATACAAAAACTGCTGACCGACCTCGCCGACACGATGTACGACGCCGGCAACGGGATCGGGCTCGCCGCAACGCAGATCGGCATTTTGAAGCGTTGCATCGTCGTCGATGTCGGGGACGGGCTGATCGAACTGGTCAATCCGGAAGTCGTCACCGCAGAAGGTGAGCAGGTCGGCCCCGAAGGCTGCCTGTCGATGCCGGGCAAGTCGGGCGAAGTGCTGCGCGCGTACCGCGTCGTCGTCAAAGGGCTGAACCGCGAAGGGGAAGCGATCACCATCACAGGCGAAGGCATGCTGGCCCGCTGCCTGTTGCATGAGATCGACCACCTCGACGGCATTTTGTTCACCGACCGTCTGGTGCCGGAGGGCACCGCAAACAAGACGGCCGGGAAAAAACGTTAA
- the fmt gene encoding methionyl-tRNA formyltransferase — MRILFMGTPDFAVPCLDALIENGYEVAAVVTQPDRPKGRKGEMTPPPVKVAALRHNLPVLQPEKVRVEEALQELEAIGVDLLVTAAYGQILPKRLLDMPRLGCVNVHASLLPRWRGGAPIHRAILEGDANSGVTIMRMVQALDAGDMISQVVVPIAEADTVSSLHDKLAAAGSKLLIETLPSIENGTHTETPQDESLVTYSPNLSRDDERIDWSRDARTLYNQVRGLNAWPVAFTTYSHKVMKIWQARIEEETSAPHAEPGTVVKTTDDSIIVQCGQGTLALLEIQPAGKRRMLVSEYLRGVQPAPGSKFGDREE; from the coding sequence ATGCGTATTTTGTTCATGGGAACACCCGATTTTGCCGTGCCGTGCCTCGACGCACTGATCGAAAACGGCTATGAGGTCGCGGCGGTCGTCACCCAGCCGGACCGCCCGAAAGGCCGCAAAGGCGAAATGACGCCGCCGCCGGTGAAAGTGGCGGCACTGCGCCACAACCTGCCGGTGCTGCAGCCGGAGAAAGTCCGCGTGGAAGAAGCGCTGCAGGAGCTGGAAGCAATCGGTGTCGATCTGCTCGTCACCGCCGCGTACGGGCAGATTCTGCCCAAGCGCCTCTTGGACATGCCGCGCCTTGGCTGCGTCAACGTCCATGCGTCGCTGTTGCCGCGCTGGCGGGGCGGCGCGCCGATTCACCGCGCCATTCTCGAAGGCGATGCCAACTCCGGCGTGACGATCATGCGCATGGTGCAGGCGCTCGACGCCGGGGACATGATCTCGCAAGTCGTCGTGCCGATCGCCGAAGCGGACACCGTATCCTCCCTGCATGACAAACTGGCGGCGGCAGGCTCGAAGCTGCTGATCGAAACCCTGCCGTCGATCGAAAACGGCACGCACACCGAAACACCGCAAGATGAGAGCCTGGTGACCTATTCGCCGAACCTGTCGCGCGACGACGAACGCATCGACTGGAGCCGCGACGCCCGCACCCTTTACAATCAGGTGCGCGGACTCAACGCCTGGCCGGTCGCCTTTACGACCTACTCTCATAAAGTGATGAAGATATGGCAAGCTAGGATAGAAGAGGAAACGAGCGCTCCGCATGCCGAGCCGGGCACCGTCGTCAAAACGACCGATGACAGCATCATCGTGCAGTGTGGCCAAGGCACGCTGGCGCTCCTTGAAATTCAGCCTGCGGGCAAGCGCCGCATGCTCGTCAGCGAGTATCTGCGCGGCGTGCAGCCGGCCCCGGGCAGCAAGTTTGGAGATCGGGAGGAGTAA
- the rsmB gene encoding 16S rRNA (cytosine(967)-C(5))-methyltransferase RsmB → MVQTARDTALDVLLAIEERGAYSNLALTNALRKTRLSPRDVALTTELVYGTVGRMNTLDYYLTPALKTPLHKLEPWVRNLLRLTVYQLFYLERIPPFAAINEAVEIAKRRGRKASGFVNGVLRGTLRNKDAIKLPSKEKHWTRHTALLHSHPEWMVQIWADAFGRETAEQLCAANNDRPALTLRVNSNRATRDELLEELAEQGIGAHPSLVSPFGIILHEGLDVTRLPAFQEGRCTVQDESSMLVAQALDPQAGERVLDCCAAPGGKTTHLAELMGDDGEVVAVDVHEHKIELIENVAGRLGLQSISTRAGDIRRVIADAGTFDRILLDAPCSGLGVIKRKPDLKWRKVQGDITEIAELQRDLLNTVAQALRPGGVLVYSTCTVMPEENIDVVRAFLAEHPDFEPDLIAPFLMEAVHGAIQDDCAVQLMPQQFDSDGFFIARLRRKQVT, encoded by the coding sequence TTGGTTCAGACAGCAAGAGACACCGCTTTGGACGTACTGCTTGCCATCGAAGAGAGAGGCGCCTACAGCAACCTGGCGCTGACCAACGCGTTGCGCAAAACACGGCTCAGCCCCCGCGATGTGGCGCTGACCACGGAACTGGTGTATGGCACGGTCGGGCGGATGAACACGCTCGACTATTACTTGACCCCGGCACTCAAGACTCCGCTGCATAAACTGGAGCCTTGGGTGCGCAATCTGCTGCGCCTGACCGTCTACCAGCTGTTTTATCTGGAACGGATTCCGCCTTTTGCGGCGATCAACGAAGCGGTGGAGATCGCCAAGCGCCGCGGCCGCAAAGCGAGCGGCTTCGTCAACGGCGTGCTGCGCGGCACTTTGCGCAACAAAGACGCGATCAAACTCCCCTCGAAGGAGAAACATTGGACGCGGCACACGGCGCTGCTGCACTCCCACCCGGAGTGGATGGTGCAGATCTGGGCGGACGCGTTCGGGCGCGAGACGGCCGAGCAGCTCTGTGCCGCGAACAATGACCGTCCGGCGCTGACGCTGCGCGTCAATTCGAACCGCGCCACCCGTGACGAACTGCTCGAAGAGCTGGCCGAACAGGGCATCGGCGCCCACCCCTCGCTCGTTTCGCCATTCGGGATCATCCTGCACGAAGGGCTGGACGTGACCCGGCTGCCCGCTTTTCAAGAAGGGCGCTGCACCGTACAGGATGAAAGCTCGATGCTCGTCGCGCAGGCGCTCGACCCGCAGGCCGGGGAGCGCGTCCTCGACTGTTGTGCGGCACCAGGCGGCAAGACGACACATCTCGCCGAGCTGATGGGCGACGATGGCGAAGTGGTCGCCGTCGATGTGCACGAGCATAAGATCGAACTGATCGAAAACGTGGCGGGCCGCCTCGGCCTGCAATCGATCAGCACCCGGGCCGGCGACATTCGCCGGGTGATCGCCGACGCCGGCACGTTCGACCGCATCTTGCTGGACGCGCCGTGCAGCGGGCTTGGCGTGATCAAGCGCAAGCCCGATCTGAAATGGCGCAAAGTTCAAGGCGACATCACAGAGATCGCCGAGTTGCAGCGCGATCTGCTGAACACGGTCGCCCAGGCGCTGCGACCGGGCGGTGTGCTCGTCTATTCTACCTGCACGGTGATGCCGGAAGAAAACATAGACGTGGTGCGCGCTTTTTTGGCCGAGCATCCCGATTTCGAACCCGACCTCATCGCACCGTTCCTGATGGAAGCGGTGCACGGGGCGATTCAAGACGACTGCGCGGTGCAGCTCATGCCGCAGCAGTTTGACAGCGATGGATTCTTCATCGCACGCTTACGTCGAAAGCAGGTGACCTAA
- the rlmN gene encoding 23S rRNA (adenine(2503)-C(2))-methyltransferase RlmN: MINEQQNLSDAGQKMHLLNLELEDLEKWVQSIGQPKFRGKQIYQWLYVERVTEFDAMTNLPQKLRDQLKETAVIYTMREVTRQVSTDGTIKWLWELYDGSTIETVLMRHDYGNSVCVSSQVGCRMGCTFCASTLGGLVRNLTGGEVVEQLLNVQRFLDEEEERVSSVVLMGSGEPMENYDEVMKFVDIINDQNGLKIGARHITISTSGLVPAIRRLADEKRQITMAISLHATRDDIRSALMPINRRWGIDELLETCRYYIRQTGRRISFEYALVGGQNDDLAHARELAGLLTNIDCHVNLIPVNYVPERNYTRTPKDQIRAFVNELNRLGVNATVRREKGHDIAAACGQLRAEQGRS; this comes from the coding sequence ATGATCAACGAACAACAGAACCTTTCAGATGCCGGGCAAAAAATGCATCTGCTCAACCTCGAACTTGAAGACTTGGAAAAATGGGTGCAGAGCATCGGGCAGCCGAAGTTTCGCGGCAAGCAGATCTACCAGTGGCTGTACGTCGAACGCGTGACCGAATTTGACGCGATGACCAACCTGCCGCAAAAGCTGCGCGATCAGCTGAAGGAGACGGCGGTGATCTACACGATGCGCGAAGTGACGCGCCAAGTGTCGACCGACGGCACGATCAAGTGGCTGTGGGAGCTGTACGACGGCTCGACGATCGAGACGGTGCTGATGCGCCATGACTATGGCAACTCGGTATGCGTCTCTTCGCAGGTCGGCTGCCGGATGGGCTGCACGTTTTGCGCCTCCACGCTCGGCGGGCTGGTGCGCAACCTGACCGGCGGCGAAGTGGTGGAGCAACTGCTCAACGTCCAGCGCTTTCTGGACGAAGAAGAAGAGCGCGTTTCGTCGGTCGTACTGATGGGCTCGGGCGAGCCGATGGAGAACTACGATGAGGTGATGAAGTTCGTCGACATCATCAACGACCAGAACGGCTTGAAGATCGGCGCGCGCCACATCACGATCTCCACGTCCGGCCTGGTGCCGGCGATCCGCCGTCTGGCCGATGAAAAGCGCCAGATCACGATGGCGATCTCGCTGCATGCGACGCGCGATGATATCCGCTCGGCGCTGATGCCGATCAACCGCCGCTGGGGCATCGACGAACTGCTCGAAACCTGCCGCTACTACATCCGTCAGACCGGGCGCCGCATTTCCTTCGAGTACGCGCTGGTCGGTGGGCAGAACGACGATTTGGCGCACGCGCGCGAGCTGGCCGGACTGCTGACGAACATCGACTGCCACGTCAACTTGATTCCGGTCAACTACGTGCCGGAGCGCAACTATACGCGGACCCCGAAAGATCAGATTCGGGCGTTTGTGAACGAACTGAACCGCCTGGGAGTCAACGCGACGGTCAGACGGGAAAAAGGACACGACATCGCGGCTGCCTGTGGACAGCTGCGTGCCGAGCAGGGGAGAAGCTGA
- a CDS encoding Stp1/IreP family PP2C-type Ser/Thr phosphatase, which produces MEMLYAARTHIGLVRQLNEDCYAVAADLTPFGVAVLADGMGGHLAGEVASSLAIETLLTHIKEAPQDPESYDASDLLIDAMQHANRAVHEHAATSKDFSGMGTTLVAALVSPGEIFLGHIGDSRAYLWQAGELIQLTDDHTLVYELYKNGQITEEEANVHPQRNIVLRAVGTDESVQADLYHRTWAAGDILLLCSDGLTDMVNREAMVEVMAGDSALETKVDALINGALAAGGHDNITVVAVLNLSGRGDVL; this is translated from the coding sequence ATGGAGATGCTTTATGCGGCGAGAACCCATATCGGACTCGTCCGTCAGCTCAATGAAGACTGCTATGCGGTCGCCGCCGATCTGACGCCGTTTGGCGTCGCGGTGTTAGCGGACGGAATGGGCGGCCACCTTGCGGGTGAGGTGGCGAGTTCTCTGGCGATTGAAACGCTGTTAACCCATATCAAAGAAGCGCCGCAAGACCCGGAGTCTTATGACGCTTCCGATCTGTTGATCGACGCGATGCAGCATGCCAACCGCGCCGTCCATGAACATGCGGCGACGTCCAAGGACTTCAGTGGCATGGGCACGACGCTGGTGGCGGCGCTGGTCAGCCCCGGTGAGATCTTTCTCGGCCATATCGGGGACAGCCGCGCCTACCTCTGGCAGGCGGGCGAACTGATCCAACTGACGGACGACCACACGCTGGTCTATGAACTTTACAAAAACGGACAAATCACGGAGGAAGAGGCGAACGTGCATCCGCAGCGCAACATCGTGCTGCGCGCGGTCGGCACCGATGAGTCGGTGCAGGCGGACCTCTACCACCGCACTTGGGCTGCAGGCGATATTCTCTTGCTTTGCTCCGACGGTCTGACCGACATGGTGAACCGGGAGGCGATGGTGGAGGTCATGGCGGGCGACTCGGCTTTGGAGACGAAGGTCGACGCGTTGATCAATGGAGCGCTGGCAGCAGGCGGTCACGACAACATCACCGTGGTGGCCGTACTAAATCTGTCGGGGCGAGGTGACGTACTTTGA